gagccgagacgttgcctatttacttcgcttcatagatgctgctgcacccgctgagtttctccagcatttttgtctacctcaggtttgtaggttaataggcctctcgaaattacccctagtgtgcagggagtggatgagaaagtgggagaataTCGAACTaatatgaacaggtgatcgatgttcgacatggatgttttcaagagagagttagatttatctcttggggctaacggaatcaagggatatggggagaaagcaggcacagggtactgattttggatgatcagccatgatcatattgaatggctgtgttggctcgaagggccgaatggcctcctcctgcacctattttctatggactaggtaggacaaagggcctgtttccatgctgtagcaatCAAAATATCAATCTGCAATTTTCggtggtcgacaaaaatgctggagaaactcagcgggtgaggcagcatctatggagcgaaggaataggcgacgtttcatcacccatttccttcgctccatagatgctacctcacctgctgagtttctccagcatttttgtctaccttcgattttccagcatctgcagttccttcttaaacaatctgcaATTTTCAGTCATTCACTGAATTGTGATCATCACATCTGCCATGTAATGTTGCACAGGTTTATATTCTGCTGCATTGTGTAACTCTGGAGATATTGAGAAAATAACGTCCCCTTCTGCTCACTCAGAACTGTTTGTAATGCAGTGTGACTGAGGTGGAACGTGATATCAGGCTGCTGGTTACCATGTGCCCGTGCTTCTGCTTGTCCTTGTGTATATTTGTCCTCTTCTACAGCACCACTGTTGCTGAGGTGCATGCATCACGAGGTTTGAGACCAGGAAATTTGTGATATCATCCGCTCAAAATAGACAATATCAAATTGTCTCTTCTTCAAAAACAAATAggaaaagataaacacaaaacgctggagtaactcagcgggtcaggcagcatatccggaGAAATAGGATGTTCTCCCAATCCATATTCTCTAGATcaaaatccatgttctccagaggtgctcccccagaagtgaggacagcacagagctggtcggggggggcagaagaacaactccaggactgtttggagtctgtagactgggcaatgttcaaggactcggcaacggacttgaacgaatatgccacagtcgttacagacttcataaagaaatgtgtggaggactgcatccctacaaaaaccttccgagtgtttcccaatcagaaaccttggatgaactttgagatccgcactctcctgaagtccagacacagggcattcacctccgatgatacagtggcctacatgaagaccagatacgaccttggtaaggccatcaaaaaggccaaaagggacttctgctccaaactggaggacgagacagatgttcggcagctgtggcagggtctgaatgcaatcacctcctacaaggcaaaaccaggaggcagctcgaatgccggtgtaacatcactccctgacgagctcaatgcgttttacgcacgctttgacagggaaaatactgatgtgcctccccgatcccccattcgctgcgatggcatttcagtctcagtcacagaggccgatgtcaggaaatccttcaggggggtgaacccccgaaaagcacctggtcctgatggtatacccggtcgtgttctaaaaacctgtgcggaccaactggcgggagtttttacggacattttcaacctctcacttctgaggtctgaggtccccacctgctttaaaagggcatcaattataccggtgcccaagaagagtaaggtgacatgcctcaatgactatcgaccagtggcactaacgccggtggtgatgaagtgctttgagaggttgatcatggagcaaatcaactcctacatcgacaaaaacctggatccactgcagttcgcgtaccgccacaacagatcaacggtggatgcgatctcgctggccctccactccgcactggaccacttggacaacaaaaactcatatgtcaggctgttattcattgattacagctcggcatttaacacaatcatcccctccaaattggttaccaaactcgcagaactgggtctctgcgcatccctctgcaactggatccttgacttcctcgtccacagaccacagtctgttcgtattggtggaaatgtgtcagcctcaataacaatcagcacgggagcacctcaaggctgcgtgctcagccccctgctgtactcactctatacccatgactgcgtagcgaaccacagtgcgaactccatcatcaagttcgctgacgacaccactattgtggggcgtatcactgatggggatgagtcagagtacagaagagagatcgagcaactgtccatatggtgccagcgcaataacctggccctcaacaccagcaaaaccaaggaactgattgtggactttggaaggagtaggagggggacccacagccccatttatatcaacgggtcgatggttgaaagggtcaagagcttcaaattcctgggcgtgcacatctctgaagatctttcctggtccgagaacactaatgcaatcatcaaaaaagcacatcagcgcctctactttctgagaagattacggagagtcggattgtcaaggaagactctctctaacttctacaggtgcacagtcgagagcatgctgaccggttgcatcgtggcttggttcggcaatttgagcgccctggagaggaaaagactacaaaaagtagtaaacactgcccagtccatcatcggctctgaccttccttccattgaggggatttatcgcagtcgctgcctcaaaaaggctggcagtatcatcaaagacccacaccatcctggccacacactcatctccctgctaccttcaggtagaaggtacaggagcctgaagactgcaacaaccaggttcaggaatagttacttcccctcagccatcaggctattaaacctggctcggacaaaactctgattattaccaaccactttctgttatttgcactatcagtttatttattcatgtgtgtatatatttatatcatggtatatggacacatttatctgttttgtagtaaatgcctactattttctgtgtgcttaagcaaagcaagaatttcattgtcctatacagggacacatgacaataaactcactcgaACTTGAACACTTGCtgcttgacatgctgagttactgcagcattttgtatctacggtgtaaaccaacatctgcagttcctttttattacatttgatataactaggaaaatggtgtaaggacacagagtgctggagtaacacagcaggtcaggtctggagaacatagataggtgatggatcaggtcaggacccttcaagggtgtcgacccgtaacatcacccattcatgttcttcacagatgctgcctgacccgctgagttactccagctgctcgtgtccttttgtgtattaatcggcATCTGtcattccttgtttctatgttgctcCAATGTTGGAGGTAGTGTGAAAAGGGAAAATGGCTGCAGATGTGTGTACATCAGAGGAACCTCATCGGGCAGTGTTGATGCCAGCATTAAAGTTTAGTGCCAGCTCTTTTCCAGGGAGCCAACCTCACCTGCCTCTCTCAGTACTCTTGAAGTCAGGGGGGAGAAGAAGAACCATTTGCCTCCTCTGCTCCCAAAATCAATAAACTGCTACAGTTTTCTGCAACCTAGCCTTGCCACATCTTATAAATATTCAGACCTCTTTACTTTGTAACTGGAATTAATTACTGAATAATGATTTATTGAAAGGTAGTAGTTTTCAATATTGCAGTTAGCAGGATCCTCATGAGTCAATGTTGTAggggttggcacggtggcgcagttatggaattgctgcctcacagcaccagagacccgggtttgatcctgactacgggtgctgccagcatggagtttgtacgttctccctgtggccgtgtgggctttctccagtttcctcccacactccaaagacgtgcaggtttgtagggtgattggcttggtataattgtaaattgtccctggtgtgtgtaggacagtgttggtgcatggggatcgctggtcggcacggactcagtgaaccaaagggcctgttcctgcgatgtatctctaaactataagtcTGTCGTGTTCTGTTCAAAAGCACTCTTTAGGTCCAATATAACCTATCTACACACTTCTATCTGGAGATACAGCCTTAAGTGAATGATTTGAATGCTTTAATTTCTTTGCATCAACTGGTATTCTATAAGAGGGCCAATTAAAACGTTTTAGTGGACGGATTGCAACCTCCTGATGAGGAATGTTTTTGACCTATCCTGCTGATTTAATTGTTGATTTCCACTTTTTATGAAAATTAACGAGTTCTAATTCACTTTTACAGAAATGTATGGTATTACGTTTTAATGAACTAAGATTGCTATCTTGTCTTCACCCTCCTCTTTCTGCTAACGGCCAGAGAACTGGCCCATATTTCCTTAATTGCTTTGAGAATGTATGGTGGGGAGCAATAGGCAAAAGAGTTTTAGTGCTTCTGTAAATTTAATATTGCATCAAGAGATATtgctttttgtaattttatagtAATTTTGTTTTTACGGACTGATTTGATGagatatttagtgtcaaattgaAACAATTTTTTCCTGTCTCCATGTTAATTTGAGATGAATTGAATTATTGTCTGGCTCTAGGTTATAAAATTGTAGCAACAAGCCCTTGAAGAATGTGTACAATCCAGAGCACAACAAGAGGAGTACTGTTGGTGGAATTCTTCAAATATTGAAAAGTTCAAAAGCTTCTGTTTGTCTGTTGCATTGGACAGGGTTTTCAGGGAAACAGATTCCTGAACGATCACTTTATTTCCATGTGATGTATAACCGCGTTCTGCACTATGTGGGATATCGTTGTGTGACGGTGTTTTAACTTTGAACTTTTTGTTCTCCATGAATGTAGCAAACAGAGGCACAATAAGCTTTGGCGCTCCCATTCTGACAGCGACCTCTCTGACCACCGCATCAATAAATCCACCGTCAACTTGAACAGGAGGGACAGCACTTCAACTACAGAGATGTCAACTGACCCACTTGCAGAACATTTATATGACCACCAATTTCTGAATGCCCCTAGTGTAGTCTCACCCAGAGTTAATGAggaaatgagagaattcaatttCCGTATTAATGCAAAACATGAAAAGCCTACAGACTGTAACGCAGATCCCCTGCAGAACCGAGTGTCTTCCGCACCCATGCCAATGGCGGCTGCTTCTAGCAGTACCACTAATGATGTCAGTTGCACATCTGATATAATTCCTCTTCAAAACTGTCACTCTGACAAGCCAGCTTCACCGCAACAGGAACTAACGTCTTCAACTGAGCAGCCCGTGATATTGGCCGCCTTGGGTAGTGAATTAAAAGGAGAAGATAGTTTAAGCTCCAACTGCATTTCATCGCCATTACCTGAAGCTGCTGCCCCAGTGcaagatcacacagcttccccagAGTTCCCCCTTCCCGACTCCGCACCCAGCGGGGATGCAGCAATCTGTAGCGGCAACGCCGATCGAATTGACTTCTTCAGTGCCAGAGAAAAATTCATTGAGCTTTCACAGGAGAGTGGGGTGCGAGTCCAGTCGCACGTGAAAACTGACGAACCCGGAGGATGCAAGCCATGTGCCGTGAGAGCGGCTGCCCCAGACACCCTGCACAAAGAGCAGCACCTTGAGAATGGTCTGGGCCCAGTGTCCATGGACAGCCTTCCCCACGCACGACACAGCGATGGGAAACCTACTGAGGTAAAGCTCACATGGTGACACAAGCAACTACACATGCCAGTATACaaacaaaacacagagtgctggagtaactcagtgggtcagccagcatctgtggagaacatggataggtgacgtttcacagagtgctggagtaactcagtgggtgcagcagcatctatggagctaaggaaataggtaacgtttcgggccgaaacccagaagggtttcggcccgaaacgttgcctatttccagaagggtttcggcccaaaacgttgcctatttccttagctccatagatgctgctgcaccataactcagtgggtcaggcagcatctgtggagaacatggacaggtgacgtttcacagagtgctggagtaactcagttggtcagccagcatctgtggagaacatggacaggtgacgtatcacagcagaacccttcttcaggagaaacgtcacctgtccttgtTGTCCACACCTGCTGctgaacccactgagttactccagcactctgtgtcttattttgtaaaccagcatctgctgttgcttGTATCTTTTTTGTTTGTGGATAAAAACTATTACAATTAACCACAGATGAAGTAAGCAAAGATAatctaaaatatttatttaattgcaATGAGCTACATTTGTCCTTGAACAAATACAATGTTTGTTCAAATTAAGCTCGTGTCCATTAACATTTGTCATCTTTCCTATTCTGTTTCCGgcgggtagaattgctgcctcacagcaccagagacccgggttcaatcctgaccttgggtgctgtctatgtggagtttgcatgttctccctataaccgcctggatttccaccaggtgctccggtttcctcccacatcccaaagacgcgtgggtttatagtttaattgtcgctctgtaaattgcccttgtgtgctgcagggagtggatgagaaagtgggataacatagaactaatttgAACAggttgtcggcgtggactcggcgggccgaatggcATCTTTCCATGCTGCAGCTTTCAATCGATCAGCGCCTGATACATTGATGTTGGAGTTTTGCCATTCAGCTCCTAGAACAGAATCTCATAATTGTGGGATGAATTCCAATCCTAAAACATCTTATCTGCCAGCTGTACACATGTAGAGCACACTGAATACGGTCCCTCCGGGCCTGAGGGCTTAAGGGAATGAATAGAAGATGGAttggatctggacccttcttctgtcagattggagtaggggggagaaaactgggagCGGGGCAAGTGatcggtggatataggtgagcggAGGGGTGATTGGGAGATACGTGGAGTTACGACCTTTGTCATTATCTCcacccagactgaagaagggtcctgacccaaaacctcacctgtccattccttcctcagatgccccactgaattcctccagcatgttgtatttTGTGCCAGATTctgacacctgcagttccttgtgtctccaatgtaGAAACATGCTTAAGAAACTCCTAGGTAGACAAcagtgcttgagaaactcagcgggtgcagcagcatctatggagcgaaggaaataggcaacttttcgggccgaaaccccttgggtttcgacccgaaaagttgcctatttccttcgctccatagatgctgctgcacccgctgagtttctccagcacttttgtctaccttcgattttccagcatctgcagttccttcttaaacacttaagaaACTCCCTGCGTTTTCTTTAGTGTGatgagatttttactgttaatgaTGTAGAAAGTAGGAGGTATTCAAATTAAGGTGTTTGCGTTGTTTAATTGACTTTCATTAACTTTTTATAGATTTTTATAAAAGTTAATTTATAGAAATTAATCCTGATTGTCACACTGGCAGAAGATAATATTGATGTTTTAAGAATCCAATTATCTTGTCTTTCTGCAGGAAAATCTGGCATCCTTATCTTTCAGCAAGAAGTCTTCCTTAACCAGGTCCCAGTCTTTAAATGTCATTTCTGTGAAAGAAATAGTGACGGGGATAGAGTCCAACCAGAATACTGGTGTGTTGCAGACAAAGGCAGAGAATGTAACCAGTGTCCAGAGCCAAATGCCAAAGAGGAATACCGTTCATGAACTATCTGCAGATTTCCGCTGGCCTTCTGAAAACGGCATTGCTGCAAACGAAATTGGTGCAAGCAAGTCTTTAGTTGATgatggtgaggtcaagcaaaATGGCTGTCTTTGGGTAAACGTACCTCTCAAGAGCTGTGATGATTGCCAGGGGGCGGCTTTGGAGAAGTCTGGGCAGGATGAGCTCTTGGGCCGCCAGCAGGTTGCTAAATGGTGCCCTGGGTCAGTGAGACGTGCGACCATGGAGTTTGAGGAGCGACTGAAGCAAGAGCACGAACATCAGTCGTGTGCGGCCACAGCGTTGCCCACGCGCAAACCTTCTCGTGCCGACGGGGACGCGGCTGGTGACGCTGCGGTGACAAGCAAGAGCGGCGAGGTCTCTCCTGAAGACTGCTTGTTGCCGGATGGAGAACAAGGAAGTATCACTAAAGACCAACATTTGCCACTCGGATGCAATGAGCTCCTGAATCCAGAACCAGCCCCGGAGATGCTGTCGAATGTGACCAGGCTCCCACTGCAACCCAAAGTAGACCAATTGCAAACTGCGCCTGGCTCTGTGAGTGCTGTGGAACACAGGGTGGTCCATGCTATTGAAACTTTAGAGGGTTTTGATTCATACACCCAGCTTCCGAAGAAAATTGAGATCATTGAGTATACCCATATATTTAAATCAGCAACTCCGCAAGTAGGCATGGATGATAAGAGAGATGAAAAGATGAAGCGTGAATCTCCAGCAACAGAAAGTGACCTTGCCATACTTTCTATCACTGAAGATGAATCTCCAGCCAAGGAAAATGAAGATACCAGCAAGTCTCCCGACGATCTACAGATGGTAGAGGTTCCTTCCACCGATGCTCAGCCACTGCCGCATCTTTGGCCATTATTGGATCCTGCAGGTTTAGCCCCACAAGACAGTGCAGAAACTGAAGCCATGACCTTGCCGATTGCTAGTCCTTTGGGTGAGATAACCAACGTCCCATCAGAATGTGAGGTTGCTGCATTTGACCATCACAGTGCCCACTTGCCAGTAGATGGATGCCCAACCCCAGTCCTCCACCTGGGAGGTGTCACCATGTCAAGTACGGATACCGACGCAGAAATCCCTGATGAGGAAACTTGCCATTTGGAGCTTCAAGATGTCAGCCAAGGAATGGCACGTTTACAAAGCACAGATGTCGGCTGCACAGTACTCACCCCTGACGATTTAGAACGGAGCTTCAGCAGGTTTGACGAGAGTGTCCGAGAGCTGCAGAAGATGCTAAGTTTCTCGTACCTTGATCACAATCTTCCGCACCGCTCCAGCAATTACACTCTAAACCACCTGAATGGTCCCCTGGCGTGTGGGAGCCAGCAGGCGGAGGAGATTGGAGCAAAGATAAGACGAGCTGGTCTCACGACACCGTCTCAGATGAAGCGGTCAGCATCGATCGCCAAGCTGGGTTGCCTCGAACTCTCCACGGATGAGTTATGCAAGACCATGGATTCGACCACGGCACTCCAAGCACTTTGTGATTGCGGGCAAGACCCAGCATGGACTGTGGGAAGGACAGGGGAGTTGAGAACGGGGTGCGCTGGGGAAGAGGAGCCCAACAAAAAGAAATGTGTTTCCCTCTCCGTCCTCCACGACGTGGGGCAGACGGAGCAAGGTGAAAGATCTGAGAGCAAAGCTGCGGAGAATCCTCCAATACAACATGCCAAAGACAGCGAGCCTGCCCCTCATGGTTTAGTGAGGGCAAGGCCCAACCTTTCCCAGCTAGAGCCTTCTGACACAGACGCACCTTGTCTCACATCATTGACACCTTCAAAGCCTCATCACAACCATCACAGAAATCATCCGTTAAAGCAAATCAAATCAGCCGGTGGGAGGAAGTGGACTGCAAGTCCTCTGTATAACACCATGTAACTCTTGTCGGTTTCTGGACAAGAGGCAGATGGGTTTATTCAGAAGGAACATGCACTTTACAATTTGTTTTCTATATGTGAAATGCGTGTTTTATTTTGTGACGACTGCATGTGAACTTTGGGCTTTCTGTAGTTGGTTTTGATTTGAAATTGTCCTGTTTAATCCCATTTTTAAAGAGCACACCAACCAACACAGATCAAGTTTGCGATTTACAAACCCCCTCTAAATCGAAATCAGGGAAACGCTGCTCTTTGTGATACATTTCATATTGTACAAACTTAACGTCACTTTTGTAACTTTTGCATTGCTTACCGTTCATAATGTGTTTGGACTGAATTCCCTGATGCCCGTCAGAAGGAAAACATGAGTGCAGCTGATCCTTCGGCCCATGCCATTCTCTCGCTTGTCGTGCAGGGAACGATGGAAGGCAACAGCGCACGCAcgccacatacacacacgcacacacatgcacgtacgccacacacacatgcacgcacgccacacacacacgcacgccacACACgcacgccacacacacacgcacgcacgccacacacacatgcacgcacgccacacacacacatacatatgcacgccacgcacacatgcacgcacgacacacacgcacgccacacacacacacacacgcgcgcgcacacacgcgcgcatacacacacacgacacacacacacacacattgcgcaAGGTCACCTCCATTACCGATCTATTCCCTGCTGGCTGGCTTTCACACACACTGTTGGATGCATCATTTTAACCTACGCAACGTGCTGAAAATGTTCAGAGTGAAATTGGTTTACATATTTTTTGTCAGTTTGTATTTTCCCTTTAAGATGGTCTGCTTTCAGGGTGAATGTGAATTATTACTTGAACTCTGCACTGAGCGATTCCTCAGCCCCTCCATATCAGTGACTGGAGGAGTCCTCCTTGCAACTGGTATCTGCTCTTTATTACTCTGTGTATCCTGTCTGGTTTGCAGACAGACGTAAATGCACCTGAACCATAATGGAGTCACTTTTCAAAAGTGCTATATCCTTCAAAGATGCTCCCTTTTCATTCATTTTATAAATTGCTGATTTGGAtttcttttttttgcatttttgttAAAAGACATCTGTTCCTGTTTAATAAAACAACTTTCCCCTCTTTCCTGATCCCTCCCACTTCTGGCTTGAAAGAACAATTTGATAAAgactaaattatttaatttaactGGAATTATCTTTGTTCCAGCCTAATAAAATTCAACAGGTGatttcccctcttctctcccctcccacccccccacccttttCTTGCTTGAGAGCACACTTTGATCCGGATTAAATGATTACATGAAACTGGAATTAATTGCAATCTGCTATCTATTTCAATCTGGCGGGTTGTCGGGATCGCCCGCCTTCCTTGTATCTGCACACCTCCATGCCGTGAAGAATAATATCGGTGATGCCCAAACTCCAGGTTGTACTGGAAACTTGTGGCCAACAAGCTGAAGATGTCAGTAATATTCTTGTAATTATTTTCTCACCGTAACTCGTGGACGTTCTCTGCCATATCCAGAGTGCACAGTTCTTTGAATATCTGCAAGGATttttgtgctgtgtgtgtgtgagaacaaACGCCTGGTTTTAAAACGGTGACGCCCAAACTACACCGGACATCTGTTGCTGTTAGGAATGTGGTCTGGGTTACCTGGAAATAAGCATCTTTTTAACAAATTGGACAGTAGACTACTGGCACTGGCCAAGCAGAAATGTTGTTATAAGATTCAGCAAATGGTAATCATCTTGAGAAATTATTATTATGGGGGAAAATGGAAAAGTCTAAAACAAGATTTGGAACATTAATTATGAATGTATTTGCTATAGTCATATTCTAAATTATAAAGTAGAATTTCACATTCCTATTATAACTAGTGCTCTTGTCTAGTCCCGTGAAATTGTATTTGGGCAAATGGGCAATTCATACATTTCTTAAACATGCAAAAAGATTCTCCCCGTCCAACTTCCCATGTCTAGAAACACTACTGCAACTTTCTTGGAGGAACAGCGCTGGGTTCAATCTCTTCCCACTGTATAGGGCAGGTTTATAGTGCTCTCATCACTCCCTGTGTCTCTGTAGTGCGAGTGTGGATTCCTGCATCCCTTATTTTCCCTGCCCCAGTCCTCTGCTGCTttaatgtgtacgaaggaacggcagatgctggttaaaactgaagatagacacaaaacactggagtaacagcgggtcaggcagcatctctggagaggaggagtgatgagagatgctacctgtcccactttgttactccagctttctgtgtctatcgctGCTGTTGTAACATGCTGAGCCTTGTAACAGTATTCACACCCGACTGTGCTACATTTACACAACTAGGCTGCTGGTCTGTTTCACTTCACAATCCCTGCAGTTAGGAATGGGAATCATTTAAATgtaactaaaaaaaaaatagcTGGGATGTTCAGGATTGGGCCGTTACGTTGGAATTCCTGTAGGCCTTAATTCAGTCGTAACCTTCAAAAACATAGCCTCAATGTATACGATaagatttttaataaaatcacCATCTGCCCATGCCTGTAGCAATACTGCATTGACCACTTTTCATTTAATGACCGCCCCTATTGTAAATTGTTCAGGATTGGGCTGTAACGTTTGAATTCCTGTACGTCCTAGTTCAGTCGTAACTTTCAAGAACGTAGCTGGGATGTTCACGATAAGCTTTGTATGTAAAATCTCCCTGTCCCTGTAGTAATATTGCATTGCCCACTGTTCATTTCCATTGTAAATAAAGGGAGAGTTGATGACCTTGTGTATCTTGCCTGGAACATGTGAAATAGTGTAGCTGACGACGGGCTAGGTGGGAAACCATTGTTCAGTTTAAACATAGATGTCACCAGTCTCTGGACCTCTGCTGTTGCAAAGTTACTTTTGAAGCCACTGCTGTTAACAACTTTCAAAGGGCATTTTTGTACAAAGTGATTCTATGTAAGTCTTTTATAACTGGGATCATTATTGTTTACATTGTGAATATTTGAGCTGTACATTTTCTGAATTTGTAGATGCAGCCAGTGTGCTCCTGCCTTGGCATTCGCTTTTCATTCATTGGTTTGTAACTGTCAAACTGATTTTTACACCTTTTTTAAAACCAATGTACATTACGTGACTGCATGTgtcatatgggggggggggggggggggttgcgggtgAGGGTGCGGGAGAA
Above is a genomic segment from Amblyraja radiata isolate CabotCenter1 chromosome 28, sAmbRad1.1.pri, whole genome shotgun sequence containing:
- the ssh2 gene encoding protein phosphatase Slingshot homolog 2 isoform X2; amino-acid sequence: MTLDAILGEGKAEAGSWCSCYGVKMTPYFSENAVISQNEINLLISESFLTVKGAAVFLPRGNGSTASRINHRRNKHAGDLQQHLQAMFTLLRPEDNIRLAVRLESVYMDLTRYMVVVSTNGRQDTDESIVLGMDFYKDGSCTMGLVLPLWSDTLIHLDGDGGFSVSTVNRIHIFKPVSVQAMWSALQSLHKACEVARTHNYYPGSLYLTWISYYENRINSNQTFINEWNAMQDLQSHRPDSPVLFTDIPTERELTERQIKSKLREIMMQRDLENVTSKEIRTELEMQMVCDLREFKEYIDNEMVVILRQMDNPTEIFEHVYLGSEWNASNLEDLQTRGIRYILNITREIDNFFPGMFEYHNIRVYDEEATDLLAYWNDTYKFITRARNNGSKCLVHCKMGISRSASTVIAYAMKEYGWNLDEAYTYVKEKRAVTKPNSGFMRQLEEYQGILLASKQRHNKLWRSHSDSDLSDHRINKSTVNLNRRDSTSTTEMSTDPLAEHLYDHQFLNAPSVVSPRVNEEMREFNFRINAKHEKPTDCNADPLQNRVSSAPMPMAAASSSTTNDVSCTSDIIPLQNCHSDKPASPQQELTSSTEQPVILAALGSELKGEDSLSSNCISSPLPEAAAPVQDHTASPEFPLPDSAPSGDAAICSGNADRIDFFSAREKFIELSQESGVRVQSHVKTDEPGGCKPCAVRAAAPDTLHKEQHLENGLGPVSMDSLPHARHSDGKPTEENLASLSFSKKSSLTRSQSLNVISVKEIVTGIESNQNTGVLQTKAENVTSVQSQMPKRNTVHELSADFRWPSENGIAANEIGASKSLVDDGEVKQNGCLWVNVPLKSCDDCQGAALEKSGQDELLGRQQVAKWCPGSVRRATMEFEERLKQEHEHQSCAATALPTRKPSRADGDAAGDAAVTSKSGEVSPEDCLLPDGEQGSITKDQHLPLGCNELLNPEPAPEMLSNVTRLPLQPKVDQLQTAPGSVSAVEHRVVHAIETLEGFDSYTQLPKKIEIIEYTHIFKSATPQVGMDDKRDEKMKRESPATESDLAILSITEDESPAKENEDTSKSPDDLQMVEVPSTDAQPLPHLWPLLDPAGLAPQDSAETEAMTLPIASPLGEITNVPSECEVAAFDHHSAHLPVDGCPTPVLHLGGVTMSSTDTDAEIPDEETCHLELQDVSQGMARLQSTDVGCTVLTPDDLERSFSRFDESVRELQKMLSFSYLDHNLPHRSSNYTLNHLNGPLACGSQQAEEIGAKIRRAGLTTPSQMKRSASIAKLGCLELSTDELCKTMDSTTALQALCDCGQDPAWTVGRTGELRTGCAGEEEPNKKKCVSLSVLHDVGQTEQGERSESKAAENPPIQHAKDSEPAPHGLVRARPNLSQLEPSDTDAPCLTSLTPSKPHHNHHRNHPLKQIKSAGGRKWTASPLYNTM